The genomic DNA TGACGCACCCGCTGAGCAGGAGTGGGAGACAAAAAACGACCCACCTACCCACTCGCATGAACACCCCTCCATCGTTTGTTCGTTCGGTTGAGGCGCTTGGGTGTCAGAAAGTCAGTTTGCGGCTGCTTTGCCCTTCGTCCACAACGCGCACATTGGCGGCGCGCAACCCTTTGGGGGTTTGCTCCACATCAAATTGGACGATCTGCCCTTCTTTCAGGGTGCGGTAACCGCGCCCCTGAATCGCGGAGAAGTGAACGAAGACATCCTCGCCGCCCTCCTGCTCAATGAACCCGTAACCCTTAGCATCATTGAACCACTTAACGCGACCGACCGGCACGGCATGAGTCCTCCTATCTGCTGAGGTTGGCTGCAAGGCAAGGGCAACACCCACCTGACAGCCATTCTCCTATCGCCTCACGGGTTGAGGCGACCGACATGTTGCAGTTTAACGAAGTGCTATAGCAATGTCAATGCCTCAACGCGACCAACGCTCTTTGACAGGCGGCAATGACGGGAAAGGAGAGTGGGGTTCGGTCTGATACCAATAAGCGACCGACGCAATGTCGTCGGTCAGCGGTTGAAACTTGCCGTTGGGATACCAACCGAGGGCTTGAATGGTGACGCGCAAATCGCGTTTGAAGCGGATGGGGTCAAAGATGTGGAAGCGGTAAAGGCAATGGCGGGGCACTTCGCCTGCATCGGCTTTGCGGAACGGGTAGCCCAAAAACGCCGTTGAGTAAGTCTTGCCGCCAAAGCCCCACGCACCGCCGACATAATCTTCTGTGCCCGTCCCGCAAATCGTCGGGAACTCGGTGTCGCCGTCAATGTAGAACTTGATTTCGCCTTCGCCCCACCAGCCGTTGGACAGTTGCGTCCACGCCAGGAAAGTCCCGACATAATGCCCCCGCCCTTTCACACCGTCCAAAATCACATGCTCGGGGCGCTCGCGGGTCGTCATAGACCGACGCCATTGGGCGTGGAAGTAGCCGATGTCCTCCGGCAAATCGGGAACGAGGGCGTAGGTGATCTGGTAGTAGAAGCCACCGATGTCTTCCCAGCGTTGGTTTTCCACCGTGATGCGGGCACGCTGGCGGAAAGGCATCGGGAAGTAACAATTGAACCCACCGACAGGGTTGACGACAATGGGCAACGCGTTGACTTCGTAGCGCAAGCCGTGCCCGTTACAGAAAAAGTCGCCCAACGGCACTTCCACTGAGGGCGTCGCTTCGTCGTCCCAAAACATGCGCAGGACACAATCGCGGTAAGCGCGCTCGCTCACCGTCAACCAGATGTGCTGGATAATGCCGCAGCCATGGATCTCGGCTAAAGTCACAGTTTCACCCGCTTTCAAGGTGATACACGGGCGCACTTTCCAGCCTTGACCTAACTCCGACGCAGGGTTGTCAGGGGTTGGGATGGCTTTTGCGCCGCCGCCCTTTTCACCCGTCGGGTTTTCAGCGGAAATGGAACGCGTTTCTGCGTCCACCAGCAGTGGCAATGCCCCCAAACCCAGCGCGAACCGCAATAACGCCTCCATCGGTAGACCACCTCCGTGTCACGCGGTTAAAAAGCGCATAGAATTTTGACGGCGACGCCAACGGGGGTGTTGACACTGTGACGCCGTCCCGACCGCCTTTTGAAGTCATTGACCACACCTCCGATGTCGGTATCATTGTCTATGGCGCCAATTTGCGGGAACTGATGGAAAACGCGGCGCTGGGGATGTTCAGTCTGATGGCGGACCTAAGCACCGTCGCGCCCAAAGAACAGCGAACGGTCGTCGCCCAAGTCCCAGCGCCTGACCCAGAACTGTTGCTGTTGCGATGGCTCAAAGAGTTGCACTACTTGCGGGAGCGTGACGCTTTTATCCCGTGCCGAGCGCGGGTGACGGCACTGAGCGACACTGAAGTGCAAGGCGTCGTAGAAGGGGAGCCGTTGCATGGCGGCATCGTTTTGTTGCATCACATCAAGGCGGTCACTCACCACTTTTTCCGCATAGAGCCCGCCGACGGCGGATTGAAAGCGCAAATCATCTTTGATGTGTGAGTTCCGCATGGTGCCTTTGCCGAGCCCGTTAGTGCGGGGTGTGTTTGTCCGCCGAATCAACCGGTTCGCCATCCTTGTCCAGTTGGACGACGGGGCGTTGGTAGTGGCGCATTTGCCTAACTCGGGGCGGCTGCGAGAAGTCTTGCGCCCCCGCACTCCATTCTGGTTGGCGCCTCGCTCTGCCGCCCACCGGCGCACCCTTTATGATGCGGTCTCGGCTCAAGACGGCACCACTCTTGTCTGCGTGGATGCTCGGCTGCCGCCCCGCCTGCTCGTGGACGGCATCCTCAGCGGTGCCGTGCCGGAGTTCGGCAAGGTGCGAGCGGTCAAAGCGGAAGTGCCGCTGAACGCTCATCGCATTGACCTACTGCTGCACGCAGACAAAGGGCGCTGGTGGGTGGAAACGAAATCGGTGACGCTGGTCGTTGACGGCGTGGCGCTGTTTCCTGACGCTCCGACGGTGCGGGGGCAACAACACTTGCACCTATTGACCCAACTGTGCCGCAATGGACACCGTGCGGCAGTTGTATTCGTCATTCAGCGCCCCGACGCTCGCTGCCTTCGCCCCCACGCGACTGCCGACCCACAGTTTGCCGCTGCCTTGCGCGCCGCTGCCGACGCCGGCGTAGCCGTTCGGGCTTACACCTGCGCTGTCACTTTTACGGGCGTGGGTATCGCCTGCTCCGTGCCCGTCCGATTGTGAGCCGCTTTGTCACAGTGGATGACAGACGGTGTTGATGCGGTGTCAAACTTGGAGATGTTGAGCCGAGCGTTACGCCCAATTTAGGTAGGTGAGCGCTGTTGGCATCCGGCAAGGTTTCGGTGCGGTTGGCAGTCGTTCCGGTGGCGGGCATCGGGACACGGCTGCTGCCGCTGACCAAAGCACAGCCCAAAGAGATGCTGCCGCTGGGGCGTAAGCCGGTCTTGCAACATGTCGTGGAAGAGTTGGCAGCTGCCGGCATACAGCAGATCTTGTTCGTCACGGGTCGGCGTAAGCGGAGCGTGGAAGACCACTTTGATGCCGATAGCGAATTAGACGGTCTCCCGCCAGACCGCGCTCCGTCGGCACACGACCTTGCCGTCACCGTGGTCTACATTCGTCAACCGAAACCGTTGGGCAGCGGGCACGCCATCCGGCTGGCGCAACCGATCACGGGCGACGAGCCTTTCTTCGTCGCTTACGGTGACTGCGTCATTTGGGAGCGGCAGAAAGGGTCGCTCGTGCGGGAAATGGTGCGGGCTTACACCGTCCACCGTCCGGCAGCCGTCATTGCGGTAGAGCGGATGCCCCGTGCCCATGTCCACAAATATGGCGTCGTCGCCGTCAGCAGGTGGAGGAACGGTCTTGCCGTTGTGCGTGACATCGTAGAGAAGCCAGCGCCAGACAAAGCGCCCAGTTGCTACGCCGTCGCCGCCCGCTACCTGTTCACGCCGGTCATCTACGAAGCGCTGGAGGCGGTGCGCCCCGCGCAAGGCGAGTGGCAGTTGACCGACGCGGTGCGACAGTTGCTGGTGTGGGGGCACCCTGTCCTTTGCGTGCGGTTGGGAGACCGGCGGCGACTGGATGTCGGCAACTTCACCAGTTACTTTGCCGCCTTCGTGTTCGCCGCGTTGCATGACCCGGAAGTCGGTCACGCAGTCCGGGCGGAAGTGCGCCGCTGGCTCCAGCGCTCAAGGGGCGTCTTGCGATGAAGACGATAACGGCACGACTCTCCGCTTCAACGACAGAGCGGCAAAAAGGCAACCTGAGCGAACTCTACCTGAGTTTGCAAGGCGAAGGGCTTTGGGTCGGTATCCCCATGGTGTTCGTCCGCACGACGGGGTGTCATCGGCGGTGCAAGTATTGCGACACAGAGTATGCCCTTGTCGCTGAGCGCACCGCCCGTATTTGGCTGGGTTGGCGAAGTGGCGCCCCGCATTTGGTCGTGGACAACCCTGTCCTTGTGTCTCAAGTCGTCGCATGGGTGCCACAAGCCGCTGGAGGCGTCACCGATTGGGTGACTTTCACGGGGGGCGAACCGCTGCTGCAAGCCGAATTTTTGGCGGCGTCGGCAGCCGTGTTGAAAGCGCAAGGCTTCCGGATTTTGCTGGAAACGGAAGGCGGTTTGCCCGACCGTTTGGCGAAAGTGCTGCCTCACCTTGATGCCGTCGCCGCCGACATTAAGTTGCCCTCTACGACGGGCGAGCCGCTGGACTGGGACGCAACGGAACACTTTTTTCGGCTCATCGCAGCGGCGCCGGTTACCGCATGCGCCAAGATCGTCGTGACGCCCGACATAGACGAAAGCGAGTTTCGGTGCGCCGTTGACCTGCTGACGCGGCTCCACGCTGCTGCCGACCGCGAACGCCTTCCGATCGCCCTTATTCTGCAGCCCGTGACGCCGGCGCGGTTTGTGACCGAGCCGCCATCAAGGGCGTTGTTGCTGCGTTTGGCGGCGATAGCGCGTTCGCGTCTGCCCGATATCCGTATCGTCCCCCAAGTGCACAAACTCATCCACTTGGCGTGAAAGCGAGGGGCAACGATGCAGCGGTTTGACCTGATCGCACTGGATTTGGACAGCACGCTGCTGGACTGGCGCGACGGTGAGGCGAAGGTGAGCGCCGCATGCAAAGCGGCGTTGCACCGCGCCGCCGCCGCGGGCGTTCAAGTGGTCATCGCAACGGGGCGCACTTTCCGCGAAACGCGTTTGGAACTGATAGCGCAGGGGTTAGCCTGGGGCGACCCCGTTCCACACTTCGTCATCGCGCAAGAGAAGTTTTGCTACCGCGTCGTCAACGGGAAAGCCCACGAAGATGACGCCCTTGCCCGTTGGAACGCCGAACGCGCCGCCGAAGCCCGCGAGGCGATAGAACGGTTCGTTTTACCCAACACCGCCCAGTGGCTGCAGGAGTTAGCCGCCATCGGGCTTGCGCCCCGTCGCTGGGTCATTGACACGGGAGCAGGGTGGTTCTCGTTGATTTACGCGTCGGGTGACGAAGCGCGGCAGGCGGAAAAAACGCTGCAGGGGTTCATCGCGGGTATGCCCGCGCTCATCCCTAACCGCAACGCCTTCATCGTCGGGCTCATCCCCCGCGACGGGACGAAAGGCAAGGCGCTACGCTTTTTAG from bacterium HR17 includes the following:
- the cspC gene encoding Cold shock protein CspC — protein: MPVGRVKWFNDAKGYGFIEQEGGEDVFVHFSAIQGRGYRTLKEGQIVQFDVEQTPKGLRAANVRVVDEGQSSRKLTF
- a CDS encoding Protein archease; translation: MTPSRPPFEVIDHTSDVGIIVYGANLRELMENAALGMFSLMADLSTVAPKEQRTVVAQVPAPDPELLLLRWLKELHYLRERDAFIPCRARVTALSDTEVQGVVEGEPLHGGIVLLHHIKAVTHHFFRIEPADGGLKAQIIFDV
- the sfsA gene encoding Sugar fermentation stimulation protein A, with product MVPLPSPLVRGVFVRRINRFAILVQLDDGALVVAHLPNSGRLREVLRPRTPFWLAPRSAAHRRTLYDAVSAQDGTTLVCVDARLPPRLLVDGILSGAVPEFGKVRAVKAEVPLNAHRIDLLLHADKGRWWVETKSVTLVVDGVALFPDAPTVRGQQHLHLLTQLCRNGHRAAVVFVIQRPDARCLRPHATADPQFAAALRAAADAGVAVRAYTCAVTFTGVGIACSVPVRL
- the gtaB_2 gene encoding UTP--glucose-1-phosphate uridylyltransferase, with the translated sequence MRLAVVPVAGIGTRLLPLTKAQPKEMLPLGRKPVLQHVVEELAAAGIQQILFVTGRRKRSVEDHFDADSELDGLPPDRAPSAHDLAVTVVYIRQPKPLGSGHAIRLAQPITGDEPFFVAYGDCVIWERQKGSLVREMVRAYTVHRPAAVIAVERMPRAHVHKYGVVAVSRWRNGLAVVRDIVEKPAPDKAPSCYAVAARYLFTPVIYEALEAVRPAQGEWQLTDAVRQLLVWGHPVLCVRLGDRRRLDVGNFTSYFAAFVFAALHDPEVGHAVRAEVRRWLQRSRGVLR
- the queE gene encoding 7-carboxy-7-deazaguanine synthase, whose amino-acid sequence is MKTITARLSASTTERQKGNLSELYLSLQGEGLWVGIPMVFVRTTGCHRRCKYCDTEYALVAERTARIWLGWRSGAPHLVVDNPVLVSQVVAWVPQAAGGVTDWVTFTGGEPLLQAEFLAASAAVLKAQGFRILLETEGGLPDRLAKVLPHLDAVAADIKLPSTTGEPLDWDATEHFFRLIAAAPVTACAKIVVTPDIDESEFRCAVDLLTRLHAAADRERLPIALILQPVTPARFVTEPPSRALLLRLAAIARSRLPDIRIVPQVHKLIHLA
- the yidA gene encoding Sugar phosphatase YidA, which encodes MQRFDLIALDLDSTLLDWRDGEAKVSAACKAALHRAAAAGVQVVIATGRTFRETRLELIAQGLAWGDPVPHFVIAQEKFCYRVVNGKAHEDDALARWNAERAAEAREAIERFVLPNTAQWLQELAAIGLAPRRWVIDTGAGWFSLIYASGDEARQAEKTLQGFIAGMPALIPNRNAFIVGLIPRDGTKGKALRFLAQTLGIAPERVMAIGDSLNDRDMLNGEHGFFPVAVANAEPEIKDVVRAAGGLVTVQPASDGVAEAITWALAR